A stretch of the Diadema setosum chromosome 16, eeDiaSeto1, whole genome shotgun sequence genome encodes the following:
- the LOC140239719 gene encoding sodium/potassium-transporting ATPase subunit beta-1-interacting protein 3-like has product MEKATRVEPFQILPQLHRDLAAQKIATTERLVFDFLGYMYVPMLGGFLDIILILFGLFGTYQYRPKFVILYSIWKILWLGWNIFIICLYLNVGILSIEEHLYILNFNTGKESWWREHGFNCVITYNITTVPSSGSHTQRLEVQGCVLDYQYVEVLHAAVQCVLCVLGLIWAIIILRKFNEEEDSFDFIGGFDSSYTAYNSHAQKPPTTMQLEPIYVHRGIR; this is encoded by the exons ATGGAGAAGGCAACTCGTGTAGAACCTTTTCAAATTCTTCCACAACTTCACAGAGATCTAGCAGCTCAGAAA ATTGCCACAACTGAGAGGTTAGTCTTCGACTTCCTGGGCTATATGTACGTTCCCATGCTTGGTGGATTCCTCGACATTATTCTCATCCTATTCGGACTATTTGGCACATACCAATACAGACCAAAATTTGTAATTTTG tattCAATATGGAAGATTCTCTGGCTGGGCTGGAATATTTTCATCATCTGTCTGTACCTCAACGTGGGAATCTTATCAATAGAG GAGCATCTGTACATACTCAACTTCAATACTGGTAAGGAGAGCTGGTGGCGAGAGCACGGCTTCAACTGCGTCATCACATACAATATCACCACGGTGCCTTCGTCGGGCAGCCACACCCAACGACTGGAGGTGCAGGGATGCGTGCTCGACTACCAGTACGTGGAGGTCTTGCATGCAGCGGTCCAGTGCGTTCTATGT GTTCTAGGTCTAATCTGGGCAATAATCATTTTACGGAAATTCAATGAAGAAGAAGATAGCT TTGATTTTATCGGTGGCTTTGATTCATCATACACTGCCTACAACTCACACGCACAAAAGCCACCGACCACTATGCAGTTGGAACCGATTTATGT GCACAGGGGGATCCGCTGA